Proteins encoded in a region of the Procambarus clarkii isolate CNS0578487 chromosome 28, FALCON_Pclarkii_2.0, whole genome shotgun sequence genome:
- the LOC123754924 gene encoding cuticle protein AM1199-like codes for MRTFVMFALLAVAAADKRPLTTYGAPGPAPHHSAGPQIAIIRDDRVHPDAQGLYSLDVETEDGIRRQESGGPGGSQQGSVSFTFPDGQVFDLKFVADAAGYQPQSSFLPVAPEFPHPIPQFVLDQIAFAAQEDAARARGESRGPSASYGPPQ; via the exons ATGAGGACT TTCGTGATGTTTGCTCTGCTGGCTGTGGCGGCGGCGGACAAGAGGCCGCTCACTACCTATGGAGCACCAGGTCCTGCACCTCATCACTCCGCCGGACCCCAGATCGCTATCATTCGCGACGACAGAGTTCACCCTGACGCTCAAGGCCTTTACTCCTTGGACGTGGAGACCGAAGATGGCATTAGGAGGCAGGAATCTGGTGGCCCCGGTGGCAGCCAGCAGGGCTCTGTCAG CTTCACTTTCCCCGACGGACAAGTGTTCGACTTGAAGTTCGTCGCCGACGCCGCCGGTTACCAGCCCCAGTCCTCCTTCCTGCCAGTGGCTCCTGAGTTCCCCCACCCAATCCCCCAGTTCGTGCTGGACCAGATCGCCTTCGCCGCTCAGGAGGACGCTGCCCGCGCCCGAGGAGAGAGCAGAGGTCCCTCGGCTAGTTATGGTCCTCCCCAGTAA
- the LOC123754922 gene encoding cuticle protein AMP1A-like produces the protein MRTFVMFALLAVAAADKRPLTTYGAPGPALHQAAGPQIAIIRDDRVHPDAQGLYSLDLETEDGIKRQESGGPGGSQQGSVSFTFPDGQVFDLTFVADAGGYQPQSSFLPVAPEFPHPIPQFVLDQIAFAAQEDAARARGESRGPSASYGAPQ, from the exons ATGAGGACT TTCGTGATGTTTGCTCTGCTGGCTGTGGCGGCGGCAGACAAGAGGCCGCTCACTACCTATGGAGCACCAGGTCCTGCACTTCACCAAGCCGCCGGACCCCAGATCGCTATCATCCGCGACGACAGAGTTCACCCTGACGCTCAAGGCCTGTACTCTTTGGACTTGGAGACCGAAGATGGCATTAAGAGGCAGGAGTCTGGTGGCCCCGGCGGCAGCCAGCAGGGCTCTGTCAG CTTCACTTTCCCCGACGGACAAGTGTTCGACCTGACGTTCGTCGCCGACGCTGGCGGCTACCAGCCCCAGTCCTCCTTCCTGCCAGTGGCTCCTGAGTTCCCCCACCCAATCCCCCAGTTCGTACTGGACCAGATCGCCTTCGCCGCTCAGGAGGACGCTGCCCGCGCCAGAGGAGAGAGCAGGGGTCCCTCTGCCAGTTACGGTGCTCCCCAGTAA
- the LOC123754921 gene encoding cuticle protein AMP1A: MRTFVIFALLAVAAADKRPLTTYGAPGPAPRQAAGPQIAIIRDDRVHPDAQGLYSLDLETEDGIKRQESGGPGGSQQGSVSFTFPDGQVFDLTFVADAGGYQPQSSFLPVAPEFPHPIPQFVLDQIAFAAQEDAARARGESRGPSASYGAPQ; the protein is encoded by the exons ATGAGGACC TTCGTGATTTTTGCTCTGCTGGCTGTGGCGGCGGCAGACAAGAGGCCGCTCACTACCTATGGAGCACCAGGTCCTGCACCTCGCCAAGCCGCCGGACCCCAGATCGCTATCATCCGCGACGACAGAGTTCACCCTGACGCTCAAGGCCTGTACTCTTTGGACTTGGAGACCGAAGATGGCATTAAGAGGCAGGAGTCTGGTGGCCCCGGCGGCAGCCAGCAGGGCTCTGTCAG CTTCACTTTCCCCGACGGACAAGTGTTCGACCTGACGTTCGTCGCCGACGCTGGCGGCTACCAGCCCCAGTCCTCCTTCCTGCCAGTGGCTCCTGAGTTCCCCCACCCAATCCCCCAGTTCGTACTGGACCAGATCGCCTTCGCCGCTCAGGAGGACGCTGCCCGCGCCAGAGGAGAGAGCAGGGGTCCCTCTGCCAGTTACGGTGCTCCCCAGTAA